CCGGCTCCAGGCCCCCCCACGGGCCGTGGTCGCTGCGCACGGACGGGGAGGGGCTTCGTGCTCCCCCCTACGACGTCGGGTTTTGCCCCGGCTCCACCCGCGGCCGTGGATGCGCGCAGACACGCAGATGCGCGCCCAAGCGCGGTATTTGCGCCCTCCGCCCTGCTCCCACGGAGTCGCGTTGGAtgctgccggggaggggggggggggggggatcccccactgccccggccgtgccccccaAATAGTGGAGGGCGCAGAAGCCCGGCGGGATCTGGGCTGGGCGCCCCGAGGGGGCGGCCGGTGCCAGACCGGAGGGTGGAGGGAAACCGTCAGTGCAGCCGGGCCCCGGGCCCCCGCTGCCCCGCAGCCGGAGtcgagggcgggggggggggggggggggatcctcCACTCCGTCCCGGCGCGAGTGGGGGGTCCGCGGGGGGCTCTGGAGCGTGTCCGTGTGCCGGGGACGGCGGGACTGAGCGGGAAGGACGCAGAGCGCTGCGGCCGCGCAAGACCCTCCTGCAGAGGGTGACATTTCTCCACGGCCCAAGACCCCGAGAACAAACACGGCAGCGACTTAAATAAACACGCGCTTAATGATGCAAAACGCTAACGCGGGGCGGGGGCATGGGGGGGGACAACAGCACCAGCGGCCCGGCCGCAGCGAGGCCCCGACGGGGCGGGGGACTAGTCGCTCCCTCTGGGCCGGGCGACCGACTCCCACGGGTGGAGCCCATGCGAGCCGCTCCGGCAGgtcccctctccttctccttcctcggTTTCGAAGGGACCggctccccccgcagcccctgcgATGCAGCCCGTGGGGTGGGGGGTTACGGATGGGCAGAGGGGCACGGGCTCGCCCCTGAAAAGAGAAGCGCAGCCTGGGTGTTCCGCCATCAGCGTTGTTTAATTTAGACTGTCTAGGTACAATAGAAAATAAACCTGAAAGCACATGCGATTTTTGGTAACAAATACTCGAGACAGGCAGCGTCGTCCGCGGGCTCCCTGCAAGCCGGAGGAGGAAGGCGCTGAGCGGGGACAGACGGGAGAAGGCAACGTGGAGCTGGCGGGGCAGCCCGAGGACACTCGCTCAGGAGGAAACGGCCGTcgactttttattattattaatattctcCTAATTTTTAGCCACATCGATGCACTGAGGAGAAGGAAGCCGGGGGGCGCAGGCCCACGGGAGCTCGCTCGCTCACTGCCTCGCACAGCCGCGGTAAGACATAGGCACTtgttaaaactctaatactgcagcttttgcctttttctttttttttttttcctttttttttttttaatttaaactacaTCGAAATCTTTCTGGTAAGgctaaatatgaaaaatgtaaacgtaacttcccctcccttctgctGCCACAGCCCAGGGCTCAGTACAGCGCTCCACTCCCTCTGCCTCCATCCCAGCTCCTCGCCGGCCCTGCGGGGACCCGGCCGGGCTGTGCCGGCCGCCCCTGCCCCACCGCCCCTGCGGGGCTGGCAGTTATTTGGGTGGAAGCGGATCCAGCtggggttggttgggtttttttgttttaatttccttttttttttttttttttttttgtaattcccGTTGGGACCAGCTCGAAGAGCTGAGGGTTTCTGCCGCTCTCTGCGTTTGGctacgtggaaaaaaaaaaataaaaataataaaaatcatggTGATAGTGGGAGACGCTGGGGGGGAACTGGACCAGGAGCCGATGTGGGGTTGTGTGAAAAGAGCCGAGAGTCCCGTCAAGCATCGGCGGGTGAGCTGTAAAACGGGATGCTGTCCTCTATGTACAACCCAGAGCCTCTGTCCCCGAGCAAAACCTCCTCTCCCGATCCTCCGGCCGCCCGCCGTGGGCCTTTAGGATCCCAGATCCACCAGGCTGGACGTGAGGGGTCCCAGCAGCGAGTCCTGGAGCTGGTGACCTTGGAGGCTGTGAGGGGTCTGGGATGCGGCTAAACCGCTCAGGGAGTAGCCGGAGCTCCTGGCGTGGCTGAGGTTTCCCTGCAAGAGCAGGACCGAGTTCTGATCCGGGCTTTGGGGAGGAGAAAACTCTTCCTCGGAGCTGGACATGAGGGGTTTGCTCCCATCCAAAGGCGAGAGTTGGTTCGGTTTGTTGGTGGCCGCGTTGTTGTTTTCCGTGTTCTCCCTgcggaaaaaaacaaaacaaaaaaaaaacaaaaacaaaaacaaaccccacaacgGGGATGTTACGGCGGGCAGGAGGCGCCGGGGATGGGCGCTGTGCTAATGCTCCCGGTAAATCCTTCGCGTTTTATTTCATCGTGGGAGCAGACGCCTCTCCccgacagaaaaaaaaaaaaaataaaagcgcCCCTAATATTTTCATAACGGATCGTCCCCGTTTCTTTTTACCCTCCTATAAATAGGCGTACACCGCACAGCCCGGTAATTTAGGTGAGGAGGAAAaattggaggaggaggaggggggatttttctctttttaattaaaaatgaaagcgCGGCCCGGGGACGAGCAGGGTGCGGGGTTTTCTCTAGCAGGCTCGGTGGGGAGCTTGCTGGAGGCGATAAAAAGTGGGGGGGATGTTCTTCCGTGCTTGTCTGCTTCGCCGGGCCGAGCCGCCGTCCCGCACCGAGGCCACCCCGGGCGGCGCCGCCCGGGGTGGCCTCGGGACGGGACGGGGGCTCGGCCCGGCCATCGCGTCCCCATCCCGGTTTCCCTCTGATTTATACCCTTTCCCTCCCGGGGTTtcatctccctcctcctccagccttcGGAGCTCCCAAACACGGCATCCCGAGCGCTTCCCCGGAGGCTCCGGGACGGCGTCGCTCCCGGTTTTATTCGGGACGGCAGGCAGCAAACAAAGGCGGCGGAGCGGCCTGGAGAGGCCGGTGAGGGGCTCGttgttccccccccaccccccccccccaccccaggcaggtGGGGTCGGGCAGCAGAGAGAGGGCTTGCGGTGGATCTCGGGTGGAAAACCCACTTGGGTTTCCACGGAGGGGTAAAACGCAACGcgattttgggaagaaaaaaaaaaaaaaaaaaaagggatttggaGGAGAGCGAGGTATTTTCGCCGCTCTCATCCCATCCGCCGCTTCCCCGCACGGGGGAGCGGGGAGAAAAGGGGGTGAAggaagggatgggggggtggcACGTACCTTTCCTTCGCCTCCGCCGCTCGGTCCCGCTGCCTCCGGTTCTTGAACCAGTTGCTGACCTGGGTGGTGGTGAGACCGGTGGCTTCCGCCAGCTCCCGCTTTTCCCGGGGAGAAGGGTAGGGGTTGTGGGCGTACCATTCCCGCAGGACGCCCCGGGATTTCTCCTTGAAGCAGTAACTCGTCTCCTCGCCGTCCCAGATGGTGCGGGGCAAAGGGAATTTTCGGCGGACGCGGTATTTGCCGACGGCGCCCAAGGGTCTGCCCCGCAGTTTCTCGGCTTCCACGTAGTGCGCcttcagccagagctgctgcagcttggGGTGGTTGTGGGGGGAGAACTGGTGGCTCTCCAGGATCTTGTAGAGCTCGCGGAAGTTGCCGCGGTGGAAGGCCACCACCGCCTTGGCCTTCAGGACGCTCTCGTTCTTGTGCAGGTGGTCGCAGGCCGGCAGCGACCAGAGGAACCGGCCCAACCTCTCCAGGTTCCCCCCTTGCTGCAGCACCTCGCAGACGCAGGCGACCTGCTCCTGCGTGAAGCCAAACGACGGCAGCATCGACATGGccgagcgcggcggcggcaggaggaggaggaggaagaggaggaggaggcggcggcgggcaccccgcgggagcgcggcggcggaggggcgggggggagccgcccgccgggcccgggcccggtcCCGATCCCGGCCCCAGAGCGGGGAGGCGCGGCGGCAGCCGGGGGCGAGCAGGAGGGCGAGCGGGGATGCTCGTCGCGGCGCCGGGGGGACTTTGTCCCcgctcggccgccgccgcgctTAAAGCGCCCGAGCCCCCGCGCCGCGCTGATTGGGCGCCCGCGGctcggccccggcccggcccggcccagcccagcccagcccggcccagcccagcccggcccggcgggcagaGCCTCGGCACGGGCGGGCGGGGCCTGGCGGCGGGgacccggccccggccctggccGCCGCGGCTGCGCTTCCCGCCGCCGCCTCTGCGCGGGTGCGGCCCCGGCCCCTGCCGCTGTGGGgggagccccgccgccccccgggcgcATCCCTGGGGAAGCAGCTCCCCGAGGACTTTGTCTTTCttccactttccttttttttaattccccaaaactgctgccccccccgccccccctccccgcccgctccCGTCCCCTGCCAAGACAGCCCGTATTTAATTACCTTAATGCTGGGGATGAATAAATAATGCTTTAGTGAATAACTAAATAACACGCGGGAGCCGTgcgccccctcctgccccccgtTCATCcacggaggggggggggtgtcccggcgggggcggcgcggcaGGTCGGGGGCAGCCCCACGGAACCCCCACGGAAGCCGTGCAGGCGACGGGCAGCAACACTGCACCGACCGGCGGCGCTTTAATTAGCCTAATCCTCATTTGCACACCTCGCTcgaaagcaattatttttaaaaaaattagaaaacaattAGGCTCCCTAAGCAAAGATAATCTATTGTCAGTAGCGAGGACGGGCTGGGAGATGAGGACAATGCGCggagataagggcaggggagcGGTGGGAAGAGGGTGTCTTTAGGACTGTATTTATCTTTGATTAGATAAGTCGAAACTAGTATTTTAAGCACACTCCAGGATGCTTTTGATTCAAGAATGGGTTCGCTCCGAGGGTGCTAATAACCATCGCGGGGCTCTTTAAAACCTGTTTGTCTTCACTGAAGGCGTTGGGATTTATTTGACTTTAAATGCTCAAAGTGACGAGCAGCCCGTTTGTGGCCGAGGCGGAGAAGGGCTCCgagccggggccggcggcgctcccgctgcccgctccctgcccgctccctgcccgcggTACGGGATGGGAAAGGCCGGTCCCGATATTTCCTAAATCCGGATTGTTGTTTTTCCCATGTACTTCGCGTCTCGGGGCTGTTTAAAATAAGCCCCTGCCACCCAGTCTGTACAGTGACTTTACTATGTAGGCTGGAGTCAGGGCGCTTCTATATCCCATGACCATGTGTCTGGTAATTTTCCCTTGCCATTTTATTTTAGTACTTATGATGTTGCAGATGAAGTCTTAAAGAGCTGCAATGTCCTCCCAGAAGGAATGTCTGCTTGGAACAGATCCTTATTGACAAGGCAGCTGTGTGGGGACCGGAACGGAGCCTTAAACCCGGCTCTAAAATCAACTAATACCCTAAAGTCTGGAGCAAGTGCGCAGAATTACAACGCCTGGGctcgccgccgcccgcggccgcgTCCTGGAGGAGCCgtgccctgcccagcctgggaGATGGgctcccccatccctcctttttattgctattaatttttagtattttggttttggtttgcttgtttgtttgtttgctttacttTCTATTAAGGTGCTCAGTTCGGGAAAAGCACGGACCTGAGGGCTTATACCTtcaggatgaggaggagagaaatgcaaAGCGGAGCTGAGGAAGTTCCTTGCCATTTTAACGAGAGCGGTTTTCTCTTGCCCTCACATTTctccccttttttaaaatttattttttcgcTTTAAAAGGCCGACCGAATCAAACACCGCTCTTGCTTGAGAATAAGCAAATTATCCCGATGCGGCCGGCGGCGGAGCTGACAGGGACGGGCGAGGGCTGAGCCGAGGCTTCCCCGCGATTTCCGAGCGGGACTTTATTCTTCCGTGTCACCAAAATTCACCCAAGGAGGGTACAGACTCGCCGGGGTCTACCTGGGAGTTACGCACTGCAGTCGAGAACCGGTCAGCATCGATGTTAATTATTGCCCGGGGCTGGTTTTCCTAAAAATTGGAAACCTTTCACTTTAAACCACGGAAAGAGGTAAATGAATTCCCAAACCACCCCATCCCATTTAGCCCTCGAAAATCACCCAGAAAAAAACGGTTTCGAGccgctccaaaaaaaaaaaaaataaaaagaggtagATGTGAATaactaaataactaaataaacTAAATAACAACACAACGGCGCGGAGCTGCCGCCGGCCGCTGCTCCGTCGTTTGTTTTTCGGCAGAGAAGGAGCAGCCCGGTGGGATCACCCCGCTTCCCACCCCGGGCACTGCGCTTGGCTTTGCCCCCCCCAACCCGGGGCCTGGCACCTCCGCGCCCGCGGAGAGGAGAAGGCGGCCGGCCGCGGGGGCCTCCGCATCTCTCCCCGCTTGCCGGGGCACCACTCCGCTCCCTTTGTGCGGGAAATTCATTTATTCGCTTATTTATTGGATGCAGCGTCGTACAGCGCAGAGCGGGGATGAAGAGGGATCCCACGCAACGCTCTGCGGGTTTTCCTCGATTTCgccagaaaaccaaaacaaagcagagaaaataacCCCAACACGACTCCCATCTCCACCCCGACGTTAGAAATAAAGCTCTTCCCCAAccgaaaataaatttaattttttttttttctttaagtgtgaGGGTCTGGAGAAAACAAATAGCGCGACAAAATAAAATCAGCGGCGTTTTTTTTCGGAGCCCCGTCTCGGCGTGATGATAAGCGGGGCTGGAGGCTGGGGGCCGACGGGGCAGTAACACAACGCTGCCGCTTTCCGATCCCTTCGAAGGCGAAATCCAAAACCGGTCCATTAAGTCAATGAGGTTTGTGTTGTAGAGGGCTCCTTTCCCATCCACTTGCTGTTCTGAAAAATAGATCGCGTTTCGTTATCTCGAGTGAGGATCTGCAACGTGATACCGGATCCGCGCTGCCTTCCCTGCCGAATGCGCAGGGGAGACAGCCAGCTTCCCCGGCTTATTCCCAAACAATAAAGGatttgtatttgctttctctccctctctttccccccctttattattctattttttaatgAGGAAGGACAAACTCCTCTCCATATGCATCGCTCTTCTCTTGCGGGAGCCTTTGGCCCGACGCGCCTGCAAACCGGTGCAACCTTTAATTACTTGTTAGTAAATTGCCCTCCAGACACCTGTAAAAACAAAGCCGGTGtccgcggggcgggggccgtgtccctgcctgccccccccacGCCCCGGGGGGTGCCCGGCGGCGGGGGTCCCCCCGCACCCAAGGGGGTcaggccgggccggggggggcaggGTAAGGCCTTCCCGGCGGGGGCGATCCCCAGGGCACAAAGGGCTCTTTCTTCGTGCACTTACCGGGACATTTTTCAAAGGATTAGAGTGATCACgcgttgttggttttgtttttgtttttttttttttaccccccctCCGAGGGCAGATACGTCTTTCTGTCCCGGTGTCCCCCCCAACCTTATTTTGTCCTGCTTTTGCcgtgggacaccccccccccccgcgctgtcctcccccctttcctgctCGCTAATGTACCTCCTGGATGCCGATTCTTTTAAGCTACGAAGAATTTCCTTTTGGGAGGTGAaaccctccagctcctcctgttcaGAGGAAAGTGCTAGTGATGGTAATACGGGGTGACACTAAATAAACAGTTAAAGCAGGGCTGGCAAGATGGAGTTAATTATCCAGTGAGCTACATTTAAACCGAGACCAGGAGGGGCTGATTTGTTTTGGCGCAGGGAACTGAGAAGGAGACGAGCCACCGAGGTCTCCTTGCTCCTCCTTGGAGGCTCCTTAACTTGTCCTTGCTGTCGCCGGCCCGGGGACCAGCTTCCTTTGGCCCGGTAACGGGCCGGGgcccccagctgccccctcccgccgcccgcccagccccggggccgcggcgctgGGCAGTCTCGGTGGGAGCCGTGCCTGGGAGCGGGCGCTTTCAGGGGGTCCAGAGGTGGATTTTTCGacgtttgtttgctttttctttcccggAAGGTAGGTAAGTTATCGGCTGTGCAGCTCGCCGGTGCCTGTGCTCCTCAGGTAAGTCTGCATACAAGCAGCAGCCCGGCGATGcgcttctgttttttaaattttccctcctccttccttctttttctcctttttttttttttttttttttttttaaggagtctGATATTAATAATCCCCGTATGCCCCTCTTTCCGGGTCATTACGGTACTGCTGGTCTCTAATCAATCCTAATGCGATGGCAATTGGAGTCTCTGATGAATGCATCTCAGGTTTCTTGTAATGGCTCTACCACATTTTCCTGGACCTCCTTCTTTAACCTGAGATGCCAGGGGGACGTCTCCCTTCTCAGCTGCTGATTACTTCAAGATGTTTGGGCTGGTGTGGGGAGAGAGGGAGCGAGCGAGGCAGTCTGCCCCTGAATAATCTGGAACTGAATTGGATGAGCCGTTTCCTAAATCAAAGGACAACGGCGGGGTTTAACTCCTTTTCTGCACGGCAGCCTGCCGGCTTGCCTTCCAGCCGGCACCGCCTACGCCACATCTCTCCTGCGTGTTCGTGTCCGTGACACGACACCCGGGTGCCCGCACCCCTCCGGAGTGTGCAGCTCCCCCCGTCAGTTGAGGTTCTCCCACGCAAAGGGGGAAccccttccccccatccccagccGCTTACAcctcccccaacccccccagtgCTGCGGGCGGGTCCGCTCCCCCCGCTCCGTGGGTTCTGCCCCACGCCGGGGGGTGGGAGCCCCCCGCGGGTGCGCAGGCAccgcgcagcagcagcagcacgttACTAACAAGGCGATTCGCATTTTCGCGGCAttgttttcctcccattt
The sequence above is drawn from the Strix aluco isolate bStrAlu1 chromosome 4, bStrAlu1.hap1, whole genome shotgun sequence genome and encodes:
- the SIX1 gene encoding homeobox protein SIX1, giving the protein MSMLPSFGFTQEQVACVCEVLQQGGNLERLGRFLWSLPACDHLHKNESVLKAKAVVAFHRGNFRELYKILESHQFSPHNHPKLQQLWLKAHYVEAEKLRGRPLGAVGKYRVRRKFPLPRTIWDGEETSYCFKEKSRGVLREWYAHNPYPSPREKRELAEATGLTTTQVSNWFKNRRQRDRAAEAKERENTENNNAATNKPNQLSPLDGSKPLMSSSEEEFSPPQSPDQNSVLLLQGNLSHARSSGYSLSGLAASQTPHSLQGHQLQDSLLGPLTSSLVDLGS